CGTGCCCAGCCGCCCGGCCACCCCGTAGACGCGGAGCCCCTGCTCGTCCCGGTCGTCGGTTGCCGAGAAGAAGGCCCGCGCGCGCCCGTGGGAGTGGACCTCGGCCACCACCCCCAGGGGAGGCACGTAGCGCAGGGATGTCCCCGTCCCCGCCTGCGGGGGGACCACCAGCCGGTAGGCGTCCCCGTCCCAGCGGACGGCGAAGAGCCGCTCGGTGTCGGGATCCTCGGCGAACCAGGCGAGTCCCCCCGCCAGGAGGCGCAGCGGGATGGGGCCGTGGCGGAGGGCCACTCCCGCCTCCAGGGACGCGAGCCCGCGCATCCGGCAGGGGGCGACCAGCACCCGGGCCTGCAGGTGCGCGCCCTGGGCCTGGACGTAGACGCCGTCCGCCGCGAGGACGTAGTCGTAGCCGACGCCCGGGGCGCCGGCGGTGCCGCCGGGGTGGTTGACCAGGTGGCCCACCGGCGGCGGAGGGCTAGCGGAAGCGCCGGCCCTGGGTTGCGGCCAGGGCGTGGTCCACGGTGCACTGGGGCACCAGGTCGTCGAGGGGGTAGTCAGACTTTCCATCGAGCTCCTCCCAGAGGGCGTGCAGGTCGTCGGGGTGTTTCCTCGAGCGGTTCCGGGTGTCGCCGGTCCCCGAGAAGTAGGACTGGAAGAAGCTCTCGGGGATCGCGTCCACCTCCTCGGGGAACCGGTGGGTGCCGGGGCAGGCCCGCCCGTCACTGAAGACGTTGAAGGCGGGGGCCCGGTAGAGCTGCTCTTCGGGGTCCGTAGGGCGTTCCCTGGCCGCGTAGACCCAGGGGGCCCGGCCCGGGGAGCAGACGAAGACCAGCCCCGGCATGGGGAGCCGAAGCCGCGCGGGGGGCTTGAAGGCCTCCCGCTGCAGGGCCACCGCCCAGACCCGGGGCGGCCGCCAGAGGGCCACCACCCGGCCGGTCTCGCCCTGCTGCCACCAGAGGGCGTCCTTGGGCAGGAGCCCCGAGGAGAAGCCCAGGTGGCGGGTCACGGCGTGGGCGACGGTGTCGGCCGACACCGTCCGCACCCACGAGAGGTCCGCGTCGAAGCCCCGCAGGAGCACCGTCTCCTCGTAGACCTCCAGCTGCAGCCGGAGGGCGTCCCGTGGGGCCTCATCGATGCCCGGCAGGGACCACCGGGCCGACCCGGTTTCGGTCGTCATGGTCGCT
This DNA window, taken from Chloroflexota bacterium, encodes the following:
- a CDS encoding Mov34/MPN/PAD-1 family protein, with the translated sequence MGHLVNHPGGTAGAPGVGYDYVLAADGVYVQAQGAHLQARVLVAPCRMRGLASLEAGVALRHGPIPLRLLAGGLAWFAEDPDTERLFAVRWDGDAYRLVVPPQAGTGTSLRYVPPLGVVAEVHSHGRARAFFSATDDRDEQGLRVYGVAGRLGTALPELRLRVGVYGHFAPVALAEVFSGTPPGFFRLAEEKTGPRRPARPRRPRR